Proteins found in one Zea mays cultivar B73 chromosome 1, Zm-B73-REFERENCE-NAM-5.0, whole genome shotgun sequence genomic segment:
- the LOC100274710 gene encoding uncharacterized protein isoform X2 produces the protein MMELPDERVQVDALERHLLAGLSSNDYDGSFEDEVLYDASFAEMEDNFVKYQIAQWTLLSLLLIVAWGVGVLMLLYLPIGVYVCRRDFRSRKLYLTPHAVIYKVNKPFAFPCFGVSKKEKYWILPSISDVVVEQDYLQSIFGVYSIRIENISVRKPPSCDVKITGVAHPHDFRKAVVVHLLNTRNQKTSSDDQQSTNLNYAASSSEASLGDLMLEKLDEVEISVKKMQALLQGPEISKFKTTSG, from the exons ATG ATGGAACTCCCAGATGAAAGAGTACAAGTAGATGCACTGGAGAGACACTTACTAGCTGGTTTATCTTCAAACGACTATGATGGAAGTTTTGAGGATGAGGTCCTCTATGATGCATCATTTGCAGAAATGGAAGATAATTTTGTCAAGTATCAAATTGCTCAGTGGACTTTATTATCTCTATTACTAATCGTAGCTTGGGGAGTAGGTGTGCTCATGCTACTTTACTTACCTATTGGGGTATATGTATGTCGAAGAGACTTTCGCTCGAGGAAGCTGTACTTGACACCGCATGCTGTTATTTACAAG GTAAACAAGCCTTTTGCTTTTCCTTGTTTTGGAGTTTCCAAAAAGGAGAAATATTGGATCCTCCCTTCAATTTCCGATGTTGTTGTTGAGCAAG ATTATCTCCAATCCATTTTTGGTGTATATTCGATCAGGATTGAGAATATTAGTGTCAGAAAGCCTCCTAGTTGTGATGTAAAAATTACTGGGGTTGCTCATCCACATGATTTCAGGAAG GCCGTTGTAGTCCATCTTTTGAACACTAGGAATCAAAAAACATCATCGGATGACCAACAGAGCACAAATTTGAATTATGCAGCTAGTTCTTCG GAGGCTTCTCTTGGAGATTTGATGCTAGAGAAGCTTGATGAAGTTGAAATCTCTGTAAAG AAAATGCAAGCACTGCTACAGGGGCCTGAAATTTCCAAGTTTAAGACCACATCAGGTTGA
- the LOC100274710 gene encoding uncharacterized protein isoform X1: MELPDERVQVDALERHLLAGLSSNDYDGSFEDEVLYDASFAEMEDNFVKYQIAQWTLLSLLLIVAWGVGVLMLLYLPIGVYVCRRDFRSRKLYLTPHAVIYKVNKPFAFPCFGVSKKEKYWILPSISDVVVEQDYLQSIFGVYSIRIENISVRKPPSCDVKITGVAHPHDFRKAVVVHLLNTRNQKTSSDDQQSTNLNYAASSSEASLGDLMLEKLDEVEISVKKMQALLQGPEISKFKTTSG, from the exons ATGGAACTCCCAGATGAAAGAGTACAAGTAGATGCACTGGAGAGACACTTACTAGCTGGTTTATCTTCAAACGACTATGATGGAAGTTTTGAGGATGAGGTCCTCTATGATGCATCATTTGCAGAAATGGAAGATAATTTTGTCAAGTATCAAATTGCTCAGTGGACTTTATTATCTCTATTACTAATCGTAGCTTGGGGAGTAGGTGTGCTCATGCTACTTTACTTACCTATTGGGGTATATGTATGTCGAAGAGACTTTCGCTCGAGGAAGCTGTACTTGACACCGCATGCTGTTATTTACAAG GTAAACAAGCCTTTTGCTTTTCCTTGTTTTGGAGTTTCCAAAAAGGAGAAATATTGGATCCTCCCTTCAATTTCCGATGTTGTTGTTGAGCAAG ATTATCTCCAATCCATTTTTGGTGTATATTCGATCAGGATTGAGAATATTAGTGTCAGAAAGCCTCCTAGTTGTGATGTAAAAATTACTGGGGTTGCTCATCCACATGATTTCAGGAAG GCCGTTGTAGTCCATCTTTTGAACACTAGGAATCAAAAAACATCATCGGATGACCAACAGAGCACAAATTTGAATTATGCAGCTAGTTCTTCG GAGGCTTCTCTTGGAGATTTGATGCTAGAGAAGCTTGATGAAGTTGAAATCTCTGTAAAG AAAATGCAAGCACTGCTACAGGGGCCTGAAATTTCCAAGTTTAAGACCACATCAGGTTGA
- the LOC100274710 gene encoding uncharacterized protein isoform X3 translates to MELPDERVQVDALERHLLAGLSSNDYDGSFEDEVLYDASFAEMEDNFVKYQIAQWTLLSLLLIVAWGVGVLMLLYLPIGVYVCRRDFRSRKLYLTPHAVIYKVNKPFAFPCFGVSKKEKYWILPSISDVVVEQDYLQSIFGVYSIRIENISVRKPPSCDVKITGVAHPHDFRKAVVVHLLNTRNQKTSSDDQQSTNLNYAASSSEASLGDLMLEKLDEVEISVKVIEVEIV, encoded by the exons ATGGAACTCCCAGATGAAAGAGTACAAGTAGATGCACTGGAGAGACACTTACTAGCTGGTTTATCTTCAAACGACTATGATGGAAGTTTTGAGGATGAGGTCCTCTATGATGCATCATTTGCAGAAATGGAAGATAATTTTGTCAAGTATCAAATTGCTCAGTGGACTTTATTATCTCTATTACTAATCGTAGCTTGGGGAGTAGGTGTGCTCATGCTACTTTACTTACCTATTGGGGTATATGTATGTCGAAGAGACTTTCGCTCGAGGAAGCTGTACTTGACACCGCATGCTGTTATTTACAAG GTAAACAAGCCTTTTGCTTTTCCTTGTTTTGGAGTTTCCAAAAAGGAGAAATATTGGATCCTCCCTTCAATTTCCGATGTTGTTGTTGAGCAAG ATTATCTCCAATCCATTTTTGGTGTATATTCGATCAGGATTGAGAATATTAGTGTCAGAAAGCCTCCTAGTTGTGATGTAAAAATTACTGGGGTTGCTCATCCACATGATTTCAGGAAG GCCGTTGTAGTCCATCTTTTGAACACTAGGAATCAAAAAACATCATCGGATGACCAACAGAGCACAAATTTGAATTATGCAGCTAGTTCTTCG GAGGCTTCTCTTGGAGATTTGATGCTAGAGAAGCTTGATGAAGTTGAAATCTCTGTAAAG GTGATTGAAGTTGAAATTGTTTGA
- the LOC103640013 gene encoding uncharacterized protein has protein sequence MENHRNFRDFLSQGCSSSTSRGRTGHEAPEDDDFGTFSQSPFALPPRINVPAPRSRIEALDLNSQSQGTDFPYLSSYQDVLQSGDGGSDLGLPPLGRGRSARTLFQSTRTISAPISHARGPIRGCRGVRGRGTSSRGGGRSAISAPIDPVLIEDFGDEPTNEMDSRASVPRFDKANWNEENTQIFCDLCVDQIRAGNCLNGTMTTRGYNLIKEEFFSKTGLRHDTKQFKNRWTQCKALYSFWLFLNNQSGLGRRADGVVIASDSFWKTHTEKRKECRKFQHAIPTYMEQLAEMFHGIVVDGSSSCIPGDVHRPSQEVYEEQEENGDGEDLLNSSTPSSRGKRSFTSTARSPPKKSKSPMVKMFKGLINEMQLSRNADTDVFNQLKTIQENKSLEAIDQFNSCLDLAVESGADKESDEYFVATKLFKDEYNRAIFNRFDTATQRMKWLQRFCKEYFG, from the exons ATGGAGAACCACCGCAACTTCAGGGACTTCTTATCCCAAGGTTGCTCTTCATCGACGTCCAGGGGCCGCACTGGTCATGAAGCTCCCGAGGACGACGACTTTGGCACCTTCTCGCAGTCGCCGTTTGCTCTGCCACCACGCATCAATGTCCCAGCACCTCGCAGCCGCATTGAAGCTCTTGATCTGAACTCCCAGTCCCAGGGTACCGATTTTCCATATCTCTCATCCTACCAAGATGTTCTCCAGTCAGGTGATGGTGGATCCGACCTAGGTTTGCCTCCTCTTGGTCGTGGTAGATCAGCGCGCACACTATTTCaatccaccagaaccatttcagcTCCTATTTCTCATGCCCGAGGTCCAATTCGAGGTTGCCGTGGAGTTAGGGGGAGAGGCACTAGTAGTCGTGGTGGAGGTCGATCTGCTATTTCTGCACCTATTGACCCTGTCCTCATTGAAGATTTTGGAGATGAACCAACCAATGAAATGGATTCTCGAGCTTCTGTG CCTCGTTTTGACAAGGCCAATTGGAATGAAGAGAACACACAAATATTCTGTGATTTATGTGTTGACCAAATTAGAGCTGGGAACTGTCTAAATGGTACAATGACAACCAGAGGATACAACCTGATAAAGGAAGAATTCTTTTCTAAGACAGGACTCAGACACGACACCAAACAATTTAAGAATAGATGGACTCAGTGTAAGGCCTTGTACTCTTTTTGGTTGTTTCTTAACAATCAAAGTGGGTTAGGAAGAAGGGCTGATGGTGTAGTTATAGCTTCAGATTCATTCTGGAAGACTCACACAGAG AAAAGAAAAGAGTGCAGGAAGTTTCAACATGCGATTCctacatacatggaacaattagcAGAAATGTTCCATGGAATTGTTGTTGATGGGTCTAGTTCTTGTATCCCTGGTGATGTACACAGACCATCACAAGAAGTATATGAAGAACAAGAAGAAAATGGAGATGGGGAAGACCTTTTGAATTCTAGTACCCCTAGTAGCAGAGGAAAGAGGAGCTTTACCAGTACAGCACGTAGTCCACCTAAAAAAAGCAAAAGTCCTATGGTAAAGATGTTTAAAGGACTAATCAATGAAATGCAGCTATCAAGGAATGCAGACACTGATGTTTTTAACCAACTAAAAACTATCCAAGAAAACAAAAGTTTAGAAGCCATTGATCAGTTCAATTCTTGTCTAGACTTGGCAGTAGAATCTGGAGCTGACAAGGAGTCAGATGAGTACTTTGTGGCAACCAAACTATTCAAGGATGAGTACAATAGAGCTATTTTCAATCGCTTTGATACTGCAACACAAAGGATGAAGTGGCTACAAAGGTTTTGCAAGGAATATTTTGGTTGA